A single Primulina eburnea isolate SZY01 chromosome 11, ASM2296580v1, whole genome shotgun sequence DNA region contains:
- the LOC140804282 gene encoding ribulose bisphosphate carboxylase/oxygenase activase, chloroplastic-like, with product MAATLSTAGAVNHLPLNLHGSGAGAAVPSSSFLGTSLKKVNSSLIVKNPSSNLKIVAAEGAKKADRWAGLGNDISDDQQDITRGKGMTDSLFQAPDGMGTHDAIMSSYEYISTGQKTYNLDNTMDGFYIAPAFMDKLVVHITKNFMTLPNIKIPLILGVWGGKGQGKSFQCELVFAKMGINPIMMSAGELESGNAGEPAKLIRQRYREAADIIRKGKMCCLFINDLDAGAGRMGGTTQYTVNNQMVNATLMNIADNPTNVQLPGMYNKEDNPRVPIIVTGNDFSTLYAPLIRDGRMEKFYWAPTREDRIGVCLGIFRTDNVPQEAVVKLVDTFPGQSIDFFGALRARVYDDKVREWISGVGVDTIGKKLVNSREGPPKFEQPKMTLEKLLEYGYMLVQEQDNVKRVQLADKYLKDAALGDANQDAIERGTFYW from the exons ATGGCGGCCACACTCTCAACTGCCGGAGCCGTTAACCATCTACCG CTGAACTTGCATGGATCCGGTGCTGGAGCTGCGGTCCCAAGCTCTTCCTTCTTAGGCACCAGCTTGAAGAAGGTGAATTCCTCGTTGATAGTGAAGAACCCATCttcaaatttaaagattgttgcTGCAGAAGGGGCCAAAAAAGCCGATAGATGGGCTGGTCTAGGCAACGATATATCCGACGATCAACAGGATATTACCAGAGGAAAGGGCATGACTGATTCCTTATTCCAAGCACCCGACGGTATGGGAACGCACGACGCCATCATGAGCTCGTACGAGTACATCAGCACTGGTCAAAAAAC ATATAACTTGGACAACACAATGGATGGATTTTACATCGCTCCTGCATTCATGGACAAGCTTGTTGTTCACATTACCAAGAATTTCATGACCTTGCCTAACATCAAG ATTCCTCTTATTTTGGGTGTTTGGGGAGGCAAGGGTCAGGGTAAATCGTTCCAGTGCGAGCTTGTCTTCGCCAAGATGGGAATCAA CCCCATCATGATGAGCGCCGGAGAACTGGAGAGCGGGAACGCCGGAGAACCAGCGAAGCTGATCCGGCAGAGGTATCGTGAAGCAGCAGACATCATCAGGAAAGGCAAAATGTGCTGCCTATTCATCAACGATCTTGATGCGGGTGCGGGCCGTATGGGTGGAACCACACAGTATACAGTCAACAACCAAATGGTGAATGCCACCCTCATGAACATAGCTGACAACCCCACAAATGTGCAGCTCCCTGGTATGTACAACAAAGAGGATAATCCACGAGTCCCCATCATCGTTACGGGCAACGACTTCTCAACCTTGTACGCCCCTCTTATCCGTGATGGCCGTATGGAGAAGTTCTACTGGGCTCCTACTCGTGAGGATCGTATTGGCGTCTGCCTCGGTATTTTCCGAACTGATAATGTCCCACAAGAAGCTGTTGTCAAACTCGTCGACACCTTCCCTGGACAGTCCATCG ATTTCTTCGGTGCTCTGAGAGCAAGAGTATACGATGACAAAGTTAGGGAATGGATAAGCGGAGTGGGAGTAGATACCATCGGTAAGAAGCTTGTGAACTCGAGGGAAGGGCCACCGAAGTTTGAGCAACCAAAGATGACGCTTGAGAAATTGCTTGAATACGGGTACATGCTGGTCCAGGAGCAGGATAATGTGAAGAGAGTGCAGTTGGCAGACAAATATCTAAAGGATGCTGCCCTGGGAGATGCTAACCAGGATGCTATCGAAAGAGGGACATTCTACTGGTAA